CTCACGGCAAGCCGGCGGCGGTACCAGCCGAAGGCGCCGAGCAGCAGCACGAACATCGAAGGCACGGCCAGCGCCGCGACTCCGACTAGTACGCGGTTATCGCCGTGATACAGCGGAATCGGCGTGGCGCGCCCGAGTTTGAAACCGTGGGCTTTGAGTTGATCGGCAATCTCCTTGACCATCTCGACGTTGGTCGCTTCGATCGTGAGGTTGCCGTCCTGATGCGGCCATGGACGCAAATAGACGACGCGGATGTTGCGCTCGCGAACGCCCAACACGTAGCGTCCGACAACGTCGTCGAGCGTGATCTTGTCGAGGTCGGTCTTGGCGATCGCCTGTACCCGGACCGTCTGTCCCTCGATCCCCTTGGCCAGCGTCTCGTTGCCCTTTTGGATTTGACTGTTGTCGTACGTTTCGATCGTGCCGAAGTTGAACGGATGCGCCGACTTCGGACCGTGCTCGCGAAACACGGCGATGGCGTCGTCGAGATGATCCGGAAACCCGAAGACCTGGTTGCGCAAGCCGAAGAACATCACCGTCGAGACATGCGGATCCGCAGCCAGAACATCGTCGACCGCCGTACTCATCTGCGTTTTGGTATAGCGTTCGTCGTTTTGGAAGCGCGGAACGACGAGCAGTCCCAAATGCTTGGCCAACGCAATCTGATCCGAAGGAATTCCGAGCGCGTTCGCGTTGAAATAGTCGATCTGGCTTCGCAGTTCGATGATCCAGGGTTTTGCGTCGCGTAGAACCCGAATGCTTTTTCGCTCGTAGTGCAGCGCGAGCTGCGCGCGAAAACGCGCATACGTCGAAGGATCGCTGATGATGAGATAGATGGCATTGCGCGCGATCCGGCGCGAGCGCACCAAGGATTCCAGGAGCGGGTCGGAGAGCGGCGAGAGTTCCGCTTGATTCATGAGTGCGGCGCCCGTCGTCGCGTACGCACGGCCGTCGGTGCCGACGTTCGAACCCAGCTCTTCGGTCAGTGCGAGCGAGGTGAGGCCCGCGCGCCGCAGCGCGATCAGGAAGCCCGCCGGATTGTAGTTGTAGGAGCGCGCGAGTTGGACAAAATCGGTATAATCCATCGCGAGCTCGACGCGTCGCGCCTTCGATTCGGCGGATAGGCGAAAAACCGCCACCGCCGCCGAAGCGATGAGCGCGACAAGCAAGATCAACGCGGCATAGCGCGTCTTGGCATCGGGACGGATCACGCGGGACGGGTGTTCGCGTTCGAGCTACGACGATCCCCACATAAAAACATAAAGGCTCGCGTAGCGAGCCTTTATGCCGTCGCGTATGCGGTTGCCCGCATACCGGGTGTGGGCGACGTCTTTTTTACCAGCCTGTCCACAGCGAAGCGCCCACGTCTCATAATGCTGCAGTGGCTATTGCTCTGGTACTTACCTTAGCAGGTCAAAGCCTTCCGTGAAAGAGGCGGTTCGAATATTTTACGTGCGGTCTAGCTTTGCCAGCGCGGCGACCGCTTGTGGATGAAAGCAGTAATACCCTCTTGAGCATCGTCCAGCTGGGCATTATCGACCATGACCTGCTTGGCAAACGCATAGGCCTCGTTGACGTCGAGTTCGATCTGTCGGTAAAACGCTTCTTTACCTAGTCTGACAACAGTCCGGCTGGCAGCTGCAATTTTTGCTGCCAGCGCAAGCGTGGCCGCGCGCAAACCGTCCGCAGGAACAACCTCGTTGACAAGGCCCCAAGCCAGCGCGGTCGGCGCATCGATCGGCTCTCCGGTGAGCAGCATCTGCAGCGCGCGCTTTCTGCCGACGGCCCGGCTCAGGGCTACCATCGGGGTGCTGCAGAACAGCCCGATCCGTACGCCGGGGGTGGCGAAGCGGGCCGCCTCCGAGGCCACCGCCAGGTCGCAAGCCGCCACCAGTTGGCAGCCAGCCGCGGTCGCCATCGCCCCGACCTCGGCGATCACCGGTTGCGGGATGGCCGCGAGCGTCGCCATCAGCGCGATGCACTGGTCGAAGATTTCGACGTACGCCGCCCGGTCGCGGCCCTGGAGCTCGCGCAGGTCGTGCCCGGCGGAGAACGCCGGTCCTTCGCCGGCCAGAATCACGGCACGCACCTCGCGGTCCTGGCCGATCTCGTCCAACACGCGCTGCAGTTCACGCATCATGGCGAGCGAGAGCGCGTTGCGCCGTTCCGGACGGCGCATGGTGACGATCGCCGTCGCTCCCTCGCGCTCGAGGTTGACCTCGTTTAACTGAATCATGACAATCGCATTTCTCTAGCCATTGGGTCCACCACTTCGCTTTCCGCGAAGCGGCTTTAGGATTCGGGCGGCTTTCCGCGACGTAGCCGAGGAAGCGCGGTCCGCTTTCCGCGAAGCGGCTTTAGGATTCGGGCGGCGCCGTGTTTTCACCAAGCGGCTTTAGGAGCCGCGGTCCGCTTTCCGCGAAGCGGCTTTAGGATTCGGGCGGCTTTCCGCGACGTAGCCGAGGAAGCGCGGTCCGCTTTCCGCGAAGCGGCTTTAGGATTCGGGCGGCGCCGTGTGCGAAGGCACATAAGCCGCCCGAAGACGACAAGACGCGAAGCGGAAATGGGCGATGCAGGGTTCGAACCTGCGACCTTTGCCTTGTAAGGGCACTGCTCTCCCAGCTGAGCTAATCGCCCGCAACCACGGGCCCGCTTGCCGGGCCGGATGGCTCATCTTTCTACACGAAGGATCGTACTCGCCTCGTTTGCCGTTGGGGTGCAAGGGTAGATAGAGCGCAAGCATGACACCCAATTTCCGGGCCGCGTTCAGTGGCGAACGCCGAAACGTACCGCTGGCCCGCAACGCCGTTGCCGGATTTGCCCGTCTTTGCGGATTTTCACTCGAAGAGGTTTCCGATATCCGTTTGGCCGCGGGCGAAGCGCTGAGCAACGCGGTCGAGCACGGTCACACGCATCGCTCGAGCGGCTTCTCCGTGCGATGCTCGTTCGAGGACGACCGCCTCACGATCGAGATTCGGGATAACGGCGACGGCTTTTCGCCGCCGACGCTCCTTTCCGAAACCGGCGAACTCGACGGCGGCTTCGGGATTCTGCTCATGCGCCGCCTGATGGACCGCGTACAGTTCGAACGCAACGGCACGCTGGTCCGCCTCACCCGCAGCAAAGCCGTTTGATTTCGTCCAGCTCTTCGTCGCCGAAAGCCTCATTTACTCATCCGTAAACTTCGGCTTCCGGCTCCTCGATCTGAACGAAATCAGTCCGGCTTTCAGTGGCCGGTCGTTTTTACTTGGGCGATCTTCTTCTGCAAAAAGTCAAGCGCGGCGCGCAATTGCGGATCCTTCACCGGATCACCGAAGCGTGCGTCACGCGGCTCCGCTACGGTAAGGTCGGGTTGGATCCCCTTTAGGTTGATGTCCTGATGATTCGGCGTCAAATAATGCGCGGTCGTGATCTTGATCGCGGCGCCGTCGGCAAGCGGGGTGAGCGTCTGCATCACGCCCTTACCGAACGTGCGCGTCCCGATCAGCGAGGCGATGCCGTCGTCCTGCAGCGCACCGGCGGTGATCTCCGACGCCGACGCGGTGTACTCGTTGACCAACACGGTCACCGGAACGTCGATTGCCACGCCGTCGCTATCAGCGGTGACGGTCGTGTCCGGGCTGCCGCGTTCTTCGACGGTGAGCAGCGGTTTGTCGGCAATGAACCGCTCGCTGATCTGCAGCGCCGATTCGACGTAACCGCCGCCGTCGTTGCGCAGGTCGAGTACGAGGGCCCTTGCGCCGGCGTTCTTCAGGCGGCTGATCGCCGTGTCGAATTCGTCGGGCGTGCTTTGTCCAAAGGCGAGCACGTAAACGTAGCCGATCGAGCCCGGAAGCATTTTGGAGACGACGGTCGGCGGTTCCAGCTCGCTGCGCGTGATCGCGGTGGCAAAGGGCGCCGCATTGCCGCGAACGATGCCAAGATTCACCGTCGTGCCGGCTTTGCCGCGCAGCAGCTTGCTGGCGTTGTCCGTCGTGATGCCTTTGGTCGATGCACCGTCGATCGTCGCGATCTCGTCACCGGGTTGCAATCCGGCGCGGTCGGCCGGCGTGCCGGGGACGACGTACGACACGTCGATCAATCCGCTGGTCGCGTCCGGCTGAATCAGAACGCCGATGCCGGAAATCTTCTCCGGATCCAGCGCGTCTTTGAACGCCTTGTACTCACTGGGCGTCATGAACTCCGTGTAGCGGTCGTCGACGGCCCTAGCCATCGCGTCGATCGCAGCGTAGGCATACTCGGTCGTCGATCCGTGCGCGTCCGCGGCGGCATCGGCAATCGCGCTGTCGAGGGCCTGCGTGTTCGCCTGGGGATCGTCGCTCGCGCGAAGCGGCACGACCGCAATCTTCGACCCGTGCTTGTGCGCGACGTCGATCAATGCGGCGCGCGCTTTATCGAGCAGCGTTTGCGGATCGATCGGGCGATAGTACGAGGTCGCGAGCAGGTGATAGCTTTCGTTCACGTCCTGCGCCGTCGCCGACGGAAGCGCTTCCGACGCAAAGACCGGCAACGTGCCGGCCAACAGGAGGACAGACGCGCAAAAAGCGGCGCGGACGCGAGAGGTCAGGTTCATTCCACGTATCTTATCGGTGATTGCTGAGAGCCGTTTCAGGCGAAGCGGCCAAGCATTTGCTTTGTTCAACAGAGTTATTGTGCATTTGTACTGCAAAGCGGGGCTTCGCGCAAGCCCCGAGCGTCCCGCCACGACGGCTACCGGGAGGCACGGCGGTCGGCCAAGGTGAGCATAGCAAGCCCGGCGACGATGAGGAGCATCCCAAGCGCCGCGAGGCGTCCCGGAATTTCACCGAGCTGGATCCACGCTGCCAGCACGGCCACGATCGGATTGGCGAGCGTTCCCATGCCGGCATCGCGCGCCGGCAAGACGTCGAGAGCGAAGATCCAAAGCGAATATGCCAGCGCGGTGGCAAAGACGATGTTATAGCCGATCGCCAAAATGTACGCCGGATTCCACGTCGTCGGATGTGCCGGAACGACGAGCGCGACGATCACCAGGACGAAGCCGCCGAACAGCATCTGCCACATCGTCAATCCGAAGAGATCGACGCCCGCGCCGCGTTGCAGCCGTTTGGTCAGGATGATGCCGATCGCCCACGCGAGGCCGGCCAGAACCGCTGCCACTTCGGCGGGTCCGATCGAACGCAACGGTCCGACCATGCAGGCAACACCCACACATGCGGTGCCGATCGCGACACCCTGCCACATGCCGATGCGCTCGTCGAGCAGCGGCCACGCGAGCAAGCTCACCCAGAGCGGCATCGTGTAGGCGAGCATCGCAACTTGCCCCGCCCCTGCGGTCACGACGGCCCACGAAATCAGCCCGACAAAACAGGTGGTTTGGAAAAACCCGATCCAAAACGACGCGGCCGGAAACTGCGGCCGCAGAGACTTGCGCAAAACCAGCGCGGTGATCACCAATGCGATCGCGCCGCCGAAGGTTCGCCACGCCGCAAATTGAAACGGCGGCGCGTCGTGTACCGCGACGCGCATGATGACCCAGTTATAGCCCCAAATGAACGCCAGCGCAGCGAGCGCAACGAGCGCACGCGTGCGCCGGTCAGGAATTCCCGGCACGCTCCAGGCGATCCATGATGGCGATGCCTATTCCCTCCATCGGCACGCGCTGAGCGTCGATGCGGGCGACGCCGGAGCGGTCGAGTTCGTGCAAGTAGCCGAACAGATGCGCCGCCGCCTCGCGCAAGTCGCCGCTCGCACTCAAAACGCGCGTCTCGCGATATCCCCCGGCCGGTTCCCGAAACGCGAGGAGCGCAGCGTTTACGCGTTCCGCCGGCGGTACTCGCGTGGGATCTTCGATCAGCCGGATCGGCGTGGCCGGCGCGTAATGCTGCGGGAGCCGTCCGGGCGCGAGCAGACCGGACGCGTCGGCGTGCTCGCGCGCGAGCGGTCCGACGATCTCCTCGATCGCTTCGGCCGCGATCACGCCGGGACGCAAGAGCGCCGGCTCGGGTTCGAGCACGACGATCGTCGACTCGATGCCGTGTTGCGTCGAGCCGCCGTCGATGACGAGATCGACGCGCTCGCCGAGTAAGCGTTCGACGTGTTCGGCGCGCGTGGGGCTCAAGTAGCCGAACGGATTGGCGCTCGGAGCAGCGAGCGGCATGCGCGCGCGCGCGATCAGATCGCGCGCAACCGGATGCGCCGGCATGCGAATTGCAACCGTCGGTAGACCCGCCGTGACCAAATCCGGAACCGCGGCGCGTTTGCGCATCACGATCGTGAGCGGTCCCGGCCAGAAACGCTCGATGAGCGCGTGCGCGCGCGCGGGAACGCTTTCGACGATCGCTTCGAGCATCGCTTCGTCCGCGACATGCACGATCAACGGATCGAACGCCGGGCGGGCTTTGATCTCGAAAATACGCGCGACCGCACGAGCATCGAGCGCAGCGGCGCCTAGGCCGTACACGGTCTCGGTAGGAAAAGCAACGACCGCGCCTTTGCGCAAGAGCGCAGCAGCGCGGTCGAGTTGTTGGGGAGTTGCTGGAACGACCGGCACTAACGCGCTTGGCGGCGCGTTACCGAGAGCAGCTGCACTTGGACGATCGAACCGGCCGGCACGTTCACGTTCTGGCGGTTGTTCTTCGCCAACAGAAAGCCGCCGGCGGCGCCGAGGAGACCGAATCCCCCGACATGGAAGAGCATCTTGCCGATCGCGTTGCCGACCAGCATTCCACCGAGCGCGCCGCCCACTTCTTTGAGCGCATTGTTCTTGGTCTGCACCTTCACGCCGGTCACCCGGCTGTCGATCGCGTACACCACACCCCGTCGCGTCACCAGTTTGGTGAAATGGAAGCGAATCTTCCCCGGGCGCCCCTGACCGGCGGGTTGCACCTCGGCAACGTAGCCGTAGAGCCGGCCTCCTACGACCGACCCGCTTCCGTCGTCGTTGGTCACGTTCGAAACGGTCACGGGTTCACCAATGTAGGCGTGATTGCTGGAGAAATTGCCGTCGATGGTTCCGTTGAGCAGCGTACCGCTGGTCAAGGCGGCGTTTGCGGCGATCGTCGCGGCGCAAACGAAGGCAATAGTGGCGCTCAGCGCCGTCCGAAGCCTCATGCGATTCCTCCCGAAAACGAGAAAAAGGTCCGATACTCGAACCCTTTACCCCGAAATCCGGCCAAAGCCTACGGGGTCGTGAAGGCCGGGACTTTGCCTTTGACCAGCGAGACTTTGATCGTCTGGTTCGGCTTGAGCCGGCTGAAATCGGTGCTGCCTGCCGCGACGAGCGTCGTTTCGACACCGTTCTGCATCAGCACGAGTGCATGCTGCGCGTCCTCGACCTTTTCCACTTTCACGACATACGTGCCATCGGGAACGAGGGACGGATCGATGAGCGCCGCAGACGCGAATGACGGAACGAGTACGGCGAGTGCAAAGAGCACCGGAGCGATGAGAGAACGCACGAAAAACCTCCAAGTCATAATGCCTGGTAGCGCGCCACGTCCCCGGCCGTGGCGATGACAGCATACGACAAGAAAGGCCCCCGCGCGCGGGTAAGCCGGGAATCTTTACAGACGACCCTGGTTACTGGATGAGGAAAACGGGGACTTTACCCTTGATCACGGAGCACTTGATCGTATCGTTCGGTTTCACCTTACTGAAGTCGACGCTGCCTTGCGCGACCAGTGTCGTTTCAACGCCGTTTTGCATCAGCACGATCAGGTGCTGCGTATCTTCGACCTTTTCGACCTTCACGACGTAGGTGCCGTCGGGAACGAGCGTCGGATCGATGAGCGCGGCGGATGCCAGCGACGGGAACAGCGCCAAAACGGTAAAAACGAGCGATGCGAGCGTTAAGCGCACGTAAGACCTCCGTAAGGATACGCGTAAGCATGCCTCATCTAGGGCATTCGGACTACGACAAATATCGCGCGATACTTCCCGGCCAGGGTTAAGAGTTGCTTTACAAAGTCCCGATCGAGACGTTGCCCTGGGCGGCGAGCATGAAGACCAGCGGGCTCTTGGGGACGTTGCGCAGCGGATTGGAAACGGTACCCGAGCCGCTGGTGAGATCGTAGTGCGCGCGGAAGCCGGCCGGGACGGCCAGATGAAGGTTCCCGTCCGAGGCCTCGAGCCGTACCAGACTCCCGCGCCAACCGGGCGCCAGCGTCGCGTCGACGTCGCCGTTTCCGACGGTCAGCGTGATCGAGCTGTGCGCGCCGGCCACCGTGATGTCTCCGGCGTCGTCCTCGGCGGTCAGCGCCGCAGCGGCATCGTCCACGACGATGTTTCCCTCCGCGTCGTAGATCTGCATCGGCTGGGTCACGCGTTCTACGTGGACCCGGCCGGCAAACTCGCGCAAATCGAGCCGCATGCGGGCCGGATACGAAACCTGCAGCTCATATCCCGACGCACCGACGAACGGCACGATCGATTCGCTTGGGCCGGTGATCTTCACCACCAGCTGCGCGCCGCTGCGCGAGG
The Candidatus Baltobacteraceae bacterium genome window above contains:
- a CDS encoding DUF5693 family protein; the encoded protein is MIRPDAKTRYAALILLVALIASAAVAVFRLSAESKARRVELAMDYTDFVQLARSYNYNPAGFLIALRRAGLTSLALTEELGSNVGTDGRAYATTGAALMNQAELSPLSDPLLESLVRSRRIARNAIYLIISDPSTYARFRAQLALHYERKSIRVLRDAKPWIIELRSQIDYFNANALGIPSDQIALAKHLGLLVVPRFQNDERYTKTQMSTAVDDVLAADPHVSTVMFFGLRNQVFGFPDHLDDAIAVFREHGPKSAHPFNFGTIETYDNSQIQKGNETLAKGIEGQTVRVQAIAKTDLDKITLDDVVGRYVLGVRERNIRVVYLRPWPHQDGNLTIEATNVEMVKEIADQLKAHGFKLGRATPIPLYHGDNRVLVGVAALAVPSMFVLLLGAFGWYRRRLAVSAYALTVLLYLAGIVAHHDLFARSMIALAGALLFATAAFLTFAKACTEEPAPRLSDQLVRSLGWTLLVTGVTLLGALVVVGVMSSPLAMEEIERFRGIRLVLALPPLIALVLYLFDRRFNSGVERPSQVFDAPIRVYQLFIGLVIVGAGVLLLMRSGNDSDIAPSHFELLLRHDLTDVLSVRPRFKEFLVGFPFMMLMPALTSAHRRIAGWLLALGIGVGIGDVIDTFSHLHTPLTISLTRTVIGLVVGAIIGTLAIWIYRRACIAFGLLRVR
- a CDS encoding enoyl-CoA hydratase, giving the protein MIQLNEVNLEREGATAIVTMRRPERRNALSLAMMRELQRVLDEIGQDREVRAVILAGEGPAFSAGHDLRELQGRDRAAYVEIFDQCIALMATLAAIPQPVIAEVGAMATAAGCQLVAACDLAVASEAARFATPGVRIGLFCSTPMVALSRAVGRKRALQMLLTGEPIDAPTALAWGLVNEVVPADGLRAATLALAAKIAAASRTVVRLGKEAFYRQIELDVNEAYAFAKQVMVDNAQLDDAQEGITAFIHKRSPRWQS
- a CDS encoding ATP-binding protein codes for the protein MTPNFRAAFSGERRNVPLARNAVAGFARLCGFSLEEVSDIRLAAGEALSNAVEHGHTHRSSGFSVRCSFEDDRLTIEIRDNGDGFSPPTLLSETGELDGGFGILLMRRLMDRVQFERNGTLVRLTRSKAV
- a CDS encoding S41 family peptidase, with the translated sequence MNLTSRVRAAFCASVLLLAGTLPVFASEALPSATAQDVNESYHLLATSYYRPIDPQTLLDKARAALIDVAHKHGSKIAVVPLRASDDPQANTQALDSAIADAAADAHGSTTEYAYAAIDAMARAVDDRYTEFMTPSEYKAFKDALDPEKISGIGVLIQPDATSGLIDVSYVVPGTPADRAGLQPGDEIATIDGASTKGITTDNASKLLRGKAGTTVNLGIVRGNAAPFATAITRSELEPPTVVSKMLPGSIGYVYVLAFGQSTPDEFDTAISRLKNAGARALVLDLRNDGGGYVESALQISERFIADKPLLTVEERGSPDTTVTADSDGVAIDVPVTVLVNEYTASASEITAGALQDDGIASLIGTRTFGKGVMQTLTPLADGAAIKITTAHYLTPNHQDINLKGIQPDLTVAEPRDARFGDPVKDPQLRAALDFLQKKIAQVKTTGH
- a CDS encoding EamA family transporter, which produces MPGIPDRRTRALVALAALAFIWGYNWVIMRVAVHDAPPFQFAAWRTFGGAIALVITALVLRKSLRPQFPAASFWIGFFQTTCFVGLISWAVVTAGAGQVAMLAYTMPLWVSLLAWPLLDERIGMWQGVAIGTACVGVACMVGPLRSIGPAEVAAVLAGLAWAIGIILTKRLQRGAGVDLFGLTMWQMLFGGFVLVIVALVVPAHPTTWNPAYILAIGYNIVFATALAYSLWIFALDVLPARDAGMGTLANPIVAVLAAWIQLGEIPGRLAALGMLLIVAGLAMLTLADRRASR
- a CDS encoding L-threonylcarbamoyladenylate synthase translates to MPVVPATPQQLDRAAALLRKGAVVAFPTETVYGLGAAALDARAVARIFEIKARPAFDPLIVHVADEAMLEAIVESVPARAHALIERFWPGPLTIVMRKRAAVPDLVTAGLPTVAIRMPAHPVARDLIARARMPLAAPSANPFGYLSPTRAEHVERLLGERVDLVIDGGSTQHGIESTIVVLEPEPALLRPGVIAAEAIEEIVGPLAREHADASGLLAPGRLPQHYAPATPIRLIEDPTRVPPAERVNAALLAFREPAGGYRETRVLSASGDLREAAAHLFGYLHELDRSGVARIDAQRVPMEGIGIAIMDRLERAGNS